ATTGAAAAGGAGCTACCCGAAGATTTTGTTAGAATTCATAGGTCATTTCTGGTCAATAGAAATGAGATCACAACTTTTAGCGCCGAGCATGTTCAGATTGCTGATGAAAAATTACCGATCAGTCGGACTTACAAACAAAGCGTGAAAGAGATTCTGAGCCAGTCTTAGATTATCTGATTCAAATGATGATTCAAATGATCAATATAATCCTCCATTAAAAATTGTAATGTAGGCGTTTCATTCTTCACAGGAATGGTTTTTTGCAAATCAGTATCACCTAGATTTTTCCAAACGCGGGCGATTTGAAGGTTTAGTGATTTCCAAAGCATTTTGACTGATTCCAAATCTTGATGCTCGTAATCGCTGGCTTTCACCCAAAAATTCTGATCGTACCAAATGTTTGTTTGATCCCCTTGTTTGATTCGGACAAATCGGTGGATATTGTTCATAGCAGAATCGGCTAGATGTCCCAATACCTCTTTTTTACTCCATTTTTCAGGAGCGGGTTTTTTGTTCCAAAGTTCGTCAGCTATGGATTCGAATTCTTGTAATGAATTCTCTATGATTTGAGTAAGTTGATTTGCTAATGTTTCGGTCATGATTATTTGGTTTATGTTTTTCCAAAGATGACCCAACCCTGCGTTAAAATAGTATTCCATCCATGAAAGGATCGAATACTATCTAACAATATATTGCAAGTTTACTTTGGACTCATAAGCAATTGTTTCAGAGAAAATGCGTGGAAATAGTAGGCAATTGGAACTAATATCGCGGGCAAGAAGATGACCGGAAATTTCCCCACTTCAGTATTAGCTGGTTCATTCATAAACATTCGTAACGGTGTGGGCATGGACAATATGGCAATGATCAAAATATTGGCGAGCAGCAAAAGTCCAAATACATTCCAGGCAATAGCGAATTTTCTATTGAATCTACCTTTAGAAATGGCGAAGTAGGCAGCAAGTGGCGCAGTAAGTCCAACCAGAATATCAAAATTTTGGCCTTCAAAAGTCATCTGAACGGGAGTGACGCCAGAAAGTAACAACAGCCACAAAAGAATTTCTACAGGTACCCTAAACATTTGGATGTTAATCAAATATTGAGGAGGGATAGATTGTAGGATTTGCTTGGTTTGCTTGGCGCTCAATATAAAAATCAGTGCAATTGCCGGAACAACGATGAATAAAGCTGGCCTGGGAGGTAGGCTATCAAAATCTGAGGTGAAGCCTGACAGAGAAGCGATTGAAATTAGTACTATCCAAATGGTAAGTATTAACCAGTATTTCTTGAGTATTCGTTTACGCTCGGCTTCGTCAAAATTTCTAAGGCCAATCTTCAATCCTCTGTAAATCACTAGTAGG
The sequence above is drawn from the Reichenbachiella sp. genome and encodes:
- a CDS encoding DinB family protein; this translates as MTETLANQLTQIIENSLQEFESIADELWNKKPAPEKWSKKEVLGHLADSAMNNIHRFVRIKQGDQTNIWYDQNFWVKASDYEHQDLESVKMLWKSLNLQIARVWKNLGDTDLQKTIPVKNETPTLQFLMEDYIDHLNHHLNQII